The following proteins are encoded in a genomic region of Corylus avellana chromosome ca4, CavTom2PMs-1.0:
- the LOC132178452 gene encoding equilibrative nucleotide transporter 1-like translates to MGVTGKIIDGDSESTLLLSAPTTTTSAAAATPDNKLPKDTFHFAYIIYFTLGCGYLLPWNAFITAVDYFDYLYPDVSVDRIFAVVYMVVGLVCLLLIILYSRKSHSFVRINVGLALFILALLVVPVMDLVYIKGQVGLYNGFYVTVAVMALCGLADALVQGGVIGAAGELPERYMQAVVAGTAASGVLISLLRIITKAIYPQDANGLRSSANLYFGVGIVVMAVCIVFHNVAHRLPVIKYYNELKAQAVNEEKEEKGPLTGPVWRATLWSIVGRVKWYALGIVLIYTVTLSIFPGYITEDVHSEILKDWYSILLITGYNVFDLVGKSL, encoded by the exons ATGGGTGTCACCGGCAAAATCATCGACGGAGATTCCGAGTCCACCCTCCTTCTCTCGGCCCCCACTACAACCACATCCGCCGCCGCCGCCACACCCGATAACAAACTCCCAAAAGACACATTCCACTTTGCCTACATAATCTACTTCACGCTTGGCTGTGGGTACCTCCTTCCATGGAACGCCTTCATCACGGCCGTCGATTACTTCGACTACCTCTACCCGGACGTCAGCGTGGACCGTATATTCGCCGTCGTATACATGGTGGTGGGCCTCGTCTGTCTCCTCCTCATCATCCTCTACTCCCGCAAGTCCCACTCCTTCGTCCGCATCAACGTCGGCCTCGCCCTCTTCATCCTCGCCCTCCTCGTCGTCCCCGTCATGGACCTCGTCTACATCAAGGGCCAAGTCGGCTTGTATAACGGCTTCTACGTCACCGTCGCGGTCATGGCTCTCTGTGGCCTCGCTGACGCGTTGGTCCAGGGTGGTGTCATCGGGGCCGCCGGTGAGCTCCCCGAGCGCTACATGCAGGCCGTTGTTGCTGGCACCGCCGCTTCAG GGGTCCTGATTTCTCTTCTACGGATCATAACGAAGGCCATATACCCACAGGATGCCAATGGCCTGAGAAGCAGCGCAAACCTGTATTTCGGTGTTGGTATCGTGGTTATGGCTGTATGCATTGTGTTTCATAATGTAGCACACAGGCTTCCGGTTATAAAGTACTACAACGAATTGAAAGCTCAGGCTGTAAacgaggagaaagaagagaaaggtCCCCTCACGGGGCCTGTTTGGAGAGCAACCTTGTGGAGTATCGTAGGAAGAGTGAAGTGGTATGCACTTGGCATTGTCCTCATCTATACTGTGACTCTCTCAATATTTCCCGGGTATATCACAGAGGATGTGCACTCGGAGATTCTCAAGGACTGGTACTCGATCCTCCTAATCACCGGCTACAACGTGTTTGATCTGGTCGGAAAGTCTCTG